From the Vibrio metoecus genome, one window contains:
- the chbG gene encoding chitin disaccharide deacetylase, protein MKVIFNADDFGLTPGVNEGIVKAHRDGVVKSTTLMVGMAAERHAVELAKQFPELKIGLHLRFTTGRPLTGERNLTDEHGVCTAYRDFWQRRDYQPEAIYHEAIAQVEHFLKLGLTLSHLDSHHHAHTHPQFAPIIYEVAQKYQVPLRAVGLASEEEFGCRYRFSDFFYDERLGIERLVNHLLELKNRFELVEIMCHPAYVDALLEQCSGYAKQREEELRILTSSQLIQMLIMHDIEVTDYSALVSAPSHSCV, encoded by the coding sequence ATGAAGGTAATTTTTAACGCCGATGACTTTGGGCTGACGCCAGGAGTGAATGAAGGCATCGTCAAAGCACATCGTGATGGGGTCGTGAAATCAACAACCTTGATGGTAGGCATGGCTGCGGAACGGCATGCTGTTGAACTGGCTAAACAGTTTCCTGAATTAAAAATTGGCCTTCATCTGAGATTTACGACAGGGCGCCCTTTAACGGGGGAAAGAAACTTAACTGATGAACATGGCGTCTGTACCGCCTACCGTGATTTTTGGCAGCGTAGAGACTATCAACCTGAAGCGATCTACCATGAAGCTATCGCTCAGGTCGAACATTTTCTGAAGCTCGGGCTTACTTTAAGTCATCTGGATAGTCATCACCACGCCCATACGCATCCACAATTTGCCCCTATCATTTATGAAGTGGCGCAAAAATACCAAGTGCCACTGCGGGCTGTGGGGCTTGCAAGTGAAGAAGAGTTTGGGTGTCGTTATCGCTTTAGCGATTTTTTCTACGATGAACGTTTGGGTATCGAGCGCTTGGTCAATCATTTACTTGAGCTAAAAAATCGTTTCGAGCTTGTGGAGATTATGTGCCACCCAGCTTATGTTGATGCTTTATTGGAACAGTGCAGTGGTTATGCAAAGCAAAGGGAAGAAGAACTACGAATTCTAACCAGTTCACAATTAATACAAATGTTGATTATGCATGATATCGAAGTCACGGATTATTCGGCTTTGGTTTCTGCTCCTAGTCACTCCTGTGTATGA
- a CDS encoding 6-phospho-beta-glucosidase, which produces MSRNALKLAIIGGGSSYTPELVEGVLKRLEFLPVKQLHFVDIEAGAEKLHIIRELAQRMVDKVGADIEIKAGFDRREAIADADFIMTQFRVGGLAARASDERIPLKYDVIGQETTGPGGFAKALRTIPVILDICRDIEELAPNAWMLNFTNPAGLVSEAVSKYSTVKSIGLCNVPVSMQMMIAEMMECDPKALQLEFAGLNHLVWVHQAWLDGENITQTVLEKVGDGANFSMKNIWEEPWDPEFLKALGAIPCPYHRYFYQTDAMLAEEQQSAKEKGTRAEQVMATEKALFELYQDPNLDHKPKELEARGGAYYSDASLNLVDAIYNNRNGIHVVNVLNNGAISSLPHDAVIECSAVVGSWGAKPIVVGELSPKISGLLHQVKAYEQLAIEAAVHGDYHLALMALTNNPLVPDIGRAKAILDDILRENAAYLPQFKLTSL; this is translated from the coding sequence ATGTCTCGAAATGCATTAAAGCTGGCGATCATCGGTGGGGGGAGCAGTTATACCCCCGAGTTGGTTGAGGGTGTTCTTAAAAGATTAGAGTTTCTACCAGTCAAACAATTGCACTTTGTCGATATTGAAGCAGGGGCAGAAAAGCTACATATCATTCGTGAACTCGCCCAAAGAATGGTCGACAAGGTTGGGGCTGACATCGAAATTAAAGCGGGATTTGATCGTCGAGAGGCGATTGCCGATGCGGATTTTATCATGACTCAGTTTCGTGTTGGAGGACTCGCAGCAAGAGCGAGTGATGAACGTATTCCATTGAAATATGATGTGATTGGGCAAGAAACCACAGGGCCTGGTGGTTTTGCTAAAGCACTTAGAACGATTCCCGTCATATTGGATATTTGCCGAGATATTGAAGAGCTCGCCCCCAACGCTTGGATGCTGAATTTTACCAATCCTGCTGGTTTGGTTTCTGAAGCCGTCAGTAAGTATTCTACAGTCAAAAGCATAGGATTATGTAATGTTCCTGTTTCTATGCAGATGATGATCGCGGAAATGATGGAGTGCGACCCGAAAGCGTTGCAGCTTGAGTTTGCAGGTTTGAACCATTTGGTTTGGGTTCATCAAGCATGGCTTGATGGAGAAAATATTACCCAAACTGTATTGGAGAAAGTCGGTGATGGTGCCAATTTCAGTATGAAAAATATCTGGGAGGAACCGTGGGATCCTGAGTTTTTAAAAGCACTCGGTGCGATACCTTGTCCATACCATCGTTACTTCTATCAAACCGATGCCATGCTTGCTGAGGAGCAGCAAAGTGCGAAAGAGAAAGGGACTCGTGCTGAGCAGGTTATGGCAACCGAGAAAGCGTTATTTGAGCTTTATCAAGACCCCAATTTAGACCATAAGCCTAAAGAGTTGGAAGCCCGTGGTGGCGCATATTATTCGGATGCATCCTTAAATCTAGTGGATGCCATTTACAATAATCGTAATGGTATTCATGTTGTCAATGTTCTGAATAATGGAGCGATCAGTTCATTGCCGCACGATGCGGTCATTGAGTGTAGTGCTGTGGTGGGAAGTTGGGGGGCAAAACCCATTGTTGTCGGAGAGCTTTCACCGAAAATCAGTGGTTTGCTACATCAAGTAAAAGCCTATGAACAGCTTGCAATCGAAGCAGCGGTGCATGGTGATTACCACCTCGCATTAATGGCTCTAACGAATAACCCTCTCGTCCCCGATATTGGTCGAGCCAAAGCGATTTTGGATGATATTCTGCGTGAAAATGCAGCTTACTTACCTCAGTTTAAACTGACGTCGTTGTAA
- a CDS encoding PTS lactose/cellobiose transporter subunit IIA, whose amino-acid sequence MEQEMVVMEIICNAGEARSLCYEALRLSRTKSFDLAEDKLRQAKECLNKAHLIQTQLIEEDQGEGKVSMTLVMVHAQDHLMTTILAQEMATEMVALHKQLASEGTKCLEMH is encoded by the coding sequence ATGGAACAAGAAATGGTCGTGATGGAAATCATCTGCAATGCAGGTGAAGCGAGAAGTCTGTGCTATGAGGCATTGCGTTTGTCGCGAACAAAATCCTTTGATTTGGCAGAAGATAAATTGCGTCAAGCCAAAGAGTGCTTAAATAAAGCCCACCTCATTCAAACCCAATTGATTGAAGAGGACCAAGGTGAAGGCAAAGTATCTATGACCTTAGTGATGGTGCATGCTCAAGATCACTTAATGACCACAATACTTGCGCAAGAAATGGCAACAGAGATGGTGGCCTTACACAAACAGCTAGCGAGTGAGGGAACGAAATGTCTCGAAATGCATTAA
- a CDS encoding PTS sugar transporter subunit IIC: protein MKLYDAIIGIVEKHIAPIAAKVGNQPHVRAMRDGFIVAMPFIIVGSFILIFAFPPFAEDTTNTFGRVWLDFATTHFDMIMMPFNMSMGIMTIFVSLGVAYSLAKAYKMDGITSAVLSLMSFLLVAAPAKDDTLSMAHMGGTGIFTAVMCAFFAVELYRFMKKHNITIRMPEQVPPAIARSFEVLLPVLAIFVTLYPLSLFVQAEYGMLIPDAVMAMFKPLISASNTLPAIIGALLVCQLLWFAGIHGAAIVVGLLSPIFLTNISANIDAFVTGQPVPNIFTQPFWDFYIFIGGSGATLALVILMSFSRSAHLKSIGRMSAVPGFFQINEPVIFGSPVVMNPILFLPFVFAPVINATISYFAIQLGFVGMGVATTPWTTPAIIGASWGSGWTLTPVLLVIGLLILDLFIYLPFFKMFEKQVLEQEQPAEMKAKVAEPSGQGVTA from the coding sequence ATGAAGCTTTATGATGCGATAATTGGAATCGTAGAGAAGCATATAGCGCCCATCGCGGCAAAGGTGGGGAATCAGCCCCATGTGAGAGCGATGCGTGACGGCTTTATTGTGGCGATGCCATTTATTATTGTGGGTAGTTTTATTTTAATTTTTGCTTTTCCTCCTTTTGCTGAAGATACCACGAACACCTTTGGTCGAGTGTGGTTAGATTTTGCTACAACCCATTTCGATATGATCATGATGCCCTTTAATATGTCTATGGGAATCATGACGATATTTGTTTCATTGGGTGTGGCATACAGCCTAGCGAAAGCCTACAAAATGGACGGCATCACGAGTGCGGTGTTGTCATTAATGAGCTTTTTGTTGGTGGCTGCTCCCGCTAAAGATGACACGCTATCTATGGCTCACATGGGGGGAACAGGGATCTTCACTGCGGTGATGTGTGCTTTTTTTGCGGTGGAACTGTACCGCTTTATGAAAAAACATAACATCACCATTCGTATGCCTGAGCAGGTGCCACCGGCGATTGCTCGCTCATTTGAAGTTTTGTTGCCTGTCCTAGCAATTTTTGTGACGCTTTATCCACTGAGCCTTTTTGTACAAGCCGAATATGGCATGTTGATCCCTGATGCTGTTATGGCGATGTTTAAGCCTTTGATCAGTGCTTCGAATACTTTGCCAGCCATCATTGGTGCATTGTTGGTGTGTCAGTTGCTCTGGTTTGCAGGGATTCATGGCGCTGCGATTGTGGTGGGCTTACTGTCTCCTATCTTCTTAACCAACATTAGTGCCAATATCGATGCGTTTGTTACTGGCCAGCCTGTGCCGAATATTTTTACTCAACCATTCTGGGATTTTTATATTTTCATTGGTGGTTCTGGGGCAACACTCGCGCTCGTTATTCTGATGTCATTCAGCCGTTCTGCGCATCTGAAAAGTATCGGTCGAATGAGTGCGGTTCCTGGATTTTTTCAAATCAACGAACCGGTCATTTTTGGTAGCCCTGTGGTTATGAACCCAATTTTGTTCCTGCCATTTGTTTTTGCCCCGGTGATCAACGCTACGATCTCTTATTTCGCTATCCAGCTTGGTTTTGTTGGAATGGGGGTTGCGACGACACCTTGGACCACGCCGGCAATTATCGGTGCATCTTGGGGAAGTGGTTGGACATTGACTCCTGTGTTGCTGGTTATAGGTTTGCTTATTCTTGATCTATTTATCTACTTGCCGTTCTTCAAAATGTTTGAAAAACAAGTGCTTGAACAAGAGCAACCTGCAGAGATGAAGGCTAAAGTCGCTGAACCTAGCGGGCAAGGTGTGACAGCATAA
- a CDS encoding PTS sugar transporter subunit IIB, translated as MKKILLCCSAGMSTSMLVKKMQQAAEIKGIDCKIDALSVNAFEDAIQEYDVCLLGPQVRFQLEELRKTANEYGKSIAAISPQAYGMMKGDEVLQQALDLIN; from the coding sequence ATGAAAAAAATCCTACTCTGTTGTAGTGCTGGCATGTCTACCAGCATGTTAGTTAAAAAAATGCAGCAAGCTGCTGAAATTAAAGGTATTGATTGTAAGATTGATGCACTGTCAGTCAATGCGTTTGAAGACGCAATTCAAGAATACGATGTCTGTTTACTGGGGCCACAAGTTCGTTTTCAGTTAGAAGAGTTACGCAAGACAGCTAACGAATACGGTAAAAGTATTGCTGCCATCTCACCTCAAGCTTACGGCATGATGAAAGGTGATGAAGTTCTTCAGCAAGCATTAGATTTAATTAACTAA
- the cod gene encoding chitin oligosaccharide deacetylase codes for MEMNMKLKKLALFTAMAFAISAPALASGTPKGTIYLTFDDGPINASIEVIKVLNQGGVKATFYVNAWHLDGIGDENEDRALEALKFALDSGHIVGNHSYDHMIHNCVEEFGPTSGADCNVTGNHQINSYQDPVHDAATFEQNLITLEKHLPTIRSYPNYKGNELARLPYTNGWRVTKHFQADGLCATSDNLKPWEPGYVCDPANPSNSVKASIEVQNLLANQGYQSHGWDVDWAPENWGIPMPANSLTEAVPFLRYVDNALNNCSPATIEPINSKAQEFPCGTSLHADKVIVLTHEFLFEDGKRGMGAAQNLPKLAEFIRIAKEAGYVFDTIDNYTPLWSVGKTYQSGEYVLHHGVVYKAVTTHTAQEDWAPSSTSSLWINADPSTNWALNVSYEQGDVVNYKGKRYLVSVPHVSQQDWTPDTQNTLFTAL; via the coding sequence ATGGAAATGAATATGAAATTAAAAAAACTGGCTTTATTCACTGCAATGGCTTTTGCCATTTCAGCCCCTGCACTGGCCTCCGGCACACCTAAAGGTACGATTTATCTGACTTTTGATGACGGTCCGATCAACGCTTCGATCGAAGTGATAAAAGTATTGAACCAAGGTGGTGTTAAAGCGACGTTTTATGTTAATGCTTGGCACCTAGATGGCATCGGTGATGAAAATGAAGATCGTGCTCTAGAGGCGCTCAAATTTGCACTGGATTCAGGCCACATTGTCGGCAACCACAGCTACGATCATATGATTCACAATTGTGTAGAAGAGTTTGGTCCAACCAGCGGCGCAGACTGTAATGTTACGGGCAATCATCAAATCAACTCTTATCAAGATCCTGTTCATGATGCGGCCACTTTCGAGCAAAACCTGATCACGCTGGAGAAACATCTGCCAACCATTCGTAGTTATCCGAATTACAAAGGTAATGAACTCGCTCGCCTCCCTTACACCAACGGTTGGCGGGTTACAAAGCATTTTCAAGCCGATGGTTTATGCGCCACATCAGACAATTTAAAACCTTGGGAGCCGGGTTATGTTTGCGATCCAGCTAACCCGTCGAATAGTGTAAAAGCCTCGATTGAGGTACAAAACCTTCTTGCCAATCAAGGCTATCAATCTCATGGTTGGGATGTAGATTGGGCACCTGAAAACTGGGGCATCCCTATGCCGGCCAACAGCTTGACCGAAGCCGTACCCTTTTTACGTTATGTAGATAACGCCTTGAATAACTGCTCACCCGCGACCATCGAACCAATTAACTCAAAAGCTCAAGAATTTCCCTGTGGTACCTCACTTCACGCAGATAAAGTCATTGTGCTAACACACGAGTTTCTATTTGAAGACGGGAAACGGGGCATGGGGGCAGCGCAAAACTTACCGAAGCTTGCGGAGTTCATCCGCATCGCCAAAGAAGCCGGCTATGTCTTTGATACTATCGATAACTACACTCCGCTTTGGAGCGTTGGCAAAACGTATCAATCCGGAGAGTATGTTTTACATCATGGTGTCGTGTACAAAGCGGTGACGACTCACACCGCGCAAGAAGACTGGGCACCGTCTTCGACTTCAAGTTTATGGATCAACGCAGATCCATCGACAAACTGGGCTCTCAATGTTTCTTATGAACAAGGAGACGTCGTCAACTATAAAGGTAAGCGCTATTTAGTTAGTGTCCCTCATGTTTCTCAACAAGACTGGACACCAGACACTCAGAACACCTTATTCACAGCTTTATAA